A part of Brassica rapa cultivar Chiifu-401-42 chromosome A05, CAAS_Brap_v3.01, whole genome shotgun sequence genomic DNA contains:
- the LOC103867656 gene encoding condensin complex subunit 2 isoform X2, translating to MEETLTPNPKQRPTSTANTRIQAPTSPFFLGSNNDRLEREQARAARVAASRRRSVVFGRGPQLEKESDPCFDKQQILELFQNCIKLASENKINQKNTWELNLIDHLCEIIKVEDENNAETNFQKASCTLEAGVKIYSMRVDSVHSEAYKVLGGITRAGHDDTGDNEDAAGSVVTATNQKKQAEKKLSPLSTLEPSFDALNVKKFDVAFAVDPLYHQTSAQFDEGGAKGLLLNNLGVYGGCQVLFDSQEIPGKLVSSANQHDKSETIDLSFARECVEKMVLNMRQKDEIVPSLRAIINQFDEENQRPSDTFSCSQKTTESFDISHDNEASYADNDDGYDNFGDSFNYEGQSGAAEENFGLNDAEPAYSNFPEEVEPASLQDLDSDERFENVDDYLFLSLGISSKQNSWAGPDHWKYRKTKGPDVHPASENGSSPPVKKTRKKKQAEPELDFTKALEEEIPDIFAPPKNLKSLLLPANRAPCQTKLPEDCHYQPENLVKLFLLPNVMCIGKRRRKCSGETRQQYDDYEHAESWANDNVYDDGPFDNGNDQSDAEDTTNSLISQPRQVNKIEVQYDKASKQVDVQVLKETLWECLQESPQPPIQDKEHQQEAPESRSFKELLASFPDDCKAAGTTKDISPHLCFICLLHLANEHNLSLIGSQDLEDLTIHLA from the exons ATGGAGGAAACCTTAACTCCAAACCCTAAGCAAAGGCCAACTTCGACGGCGAATACTCGGATCCAGGCTCCGACAAGTCCCTTCTTCTTGGGATCCAACAACGACAGGCTTGAACGTGAACAAGCTCGCGCCGCCAGAGTCGCGGCTAGCCGTCGCAGATCTGTGGTTTTCGGTCGTGGGCCTCAGCTTGAGAAGGAATCAGATCCGTGCTTTGACAAGCAGCAGATTCTCGAGTTGTTTCAGAATTGTATCAAATTAGCTAGTGAGAAC AAAATCAATCAGAAGAATACGTGGGAGTTGAATTTGATCGACCATCTTTGTGagattattaaagttgaagatGAGAATAATGCagaaaccaattttcaaaag GCAAGTTGCACTCTTGAAGCTGGAGTTAAGATTTACTCAATGAGGGTAGACTCTGTTCATTCTGAAGCGTACAAGGTCTTGGGTGGAATTACTCGAGCTGGCCATGATGACACCGGAG ACAACGAGGATGCTGCTGGTTCAGTTGTAACTGCAACTAATCAAAAGAAACAGGCAGAGAAAAAG CTCTCGCCTTTATCAACACTGGAACCATCCTTTGATGCTCTTAACGTGAAGAAGTTCGACG TGGCATTCGCCGTGGATCCCCTTTACCATCAGACTTCAGCACAGTTCGATGAAGGTGGCGCAAAGGGTCTCCTGCTAAACAATTTAGGAGTCTATGGAGGGTGTCAAGTTCTATTTGATTCACAAGAAATCCCTGGAAAGCTTGTGTCTTCTGCAAATCAGCATGATAAATCAGAAACTATTGATCTATCCTTCGCTAGAG AATGTGTGGAGAAAATGGTGCTTAACATGCGGCAAAAGGATGAGATTGTACCATCTCTTCGGGCTATAATCAATCAATTTGATGAAGAGAATCAGAGACCATCtgatacgttttcttgtagtcaGAAGACGACGGAGTCATTTGATATATCACATGATAATGAAGCTAGCTATGCCGACAATGATGATGGATACGATAACTTTGGAGATTCTTTTAATTATGAGGGTCAGTCTGGTGCTGCTGAGGAAAACTTTGGCCTCAATGATGCAGAACCAGCATACTCAAATTTTCCCGAG GAAGTTGAACCAGCCTCACTGCAAGACCTCGATTCAGATGAAAGATTTGAGAATGTTGACGACTATCTCTTCTTGTCGTTGGGAATTTCATCTAAACAAAATTCTTGGGCAGGTCCTGATCACTGGAAGTACCGGAAAACAAAAG GTCCAGATGTTCACCCTGCTTCCGAAAACGGATCTTCTCCACCAGTGAAGAAAACTAGGAAAAAGAAGCAAGCAGAGCCTGAACTAGATTTTACAAAAGCTTTGGAGGAAGAAATTCCTGATATCTTTGCCCCCCCAAAAAACCTAAAGTCTTTACTTCTCCCAGCAAATAGAGCCCCTTGTCAAACAAAGCTTCCAGAGGATTGTCATTATCAACCTGAGAATCTAGTAAAGTTATTTTTACTACCGAATGTGATG TGCATCGGgaagaggagaagaaaatgCTCAG GTGAAACAAGGCAGCAGTATGATGATTATGAACATGCCGAATCTTGGGCAAATGATAATGTCTATGATGATGGCCCCTTTGATAATGGAAATGATCAAAGTGATGCAGAGGATACTACCAATTCATTAATCTCTCAGCCACGCCAG GTGAACAAAATTGAGGTCCAATATGATAAAGCTTCAAAACAAGTTGATGTGCAAGTGTTAAAGGAAACTCTATGGGAGTGTCTTCAGGAATCTCCTCAACCACCAATTCAG GATAAGGAACACCAACAAGAAGCACCTGAAAGTAGATCTTTCAAAGAGCTGTTGGCTAGCTTTCCAGATGATTGCAAAGCGGCTGGGACAACCAAAGACATCTCACCACATCTATGTTTCATCTGCCTGCTGCACTTGGCCAACGAGCACAATCTCAGCCTCATTGGCTCTCAAGACTTGGAGGATCTAACAATACACCTTGCCTGA
- the LOC103867655 gene encoding CCR4-NOT transcription complex subunit 9 isoform X3, whose translation MANLPDSLYEDYSTSKLTLPSASSFAPTTTVVPFPDMDTIIQWINDLHNEIPFVSNSALQNLVTHRNTYEILPLLLWKSPCTMAMMLQEIVKIYPHISTPVHSREGKPPRAYNILLLFQCIAHYPETRGYFLKAEMPHYLFPLMDINLTDKPIECLRLGALGVLAHMLKAPIDGAAVRFLMDNGALRYCIKAIEIGSTESKTVSVFILNKILSTNEGLQYCCVLADRFFLIDGLLKNLLVYLSSMTNPSPSLFNLIAGCYAKLSQKPRAREGLWRFPPVMLLNGTFASLFAVRLELFLELCMDLVKIQSVFVCVVLRRRTQTLLTTVSS comes from the exons ATGGCAAATCTACCAGATTCACTGTACGAGGATTACAGTACAAGCAAGTTGACGTTGCCATCTGCTTCTTCCTTTGCTCCAACCACCACTGTCGTACCTTTTCCGGACATGGACACAATTATCCAGTGGATCAATGATCTTCATAATGAGATTCCATTTGTCTCTAATTCCGCGCTCCAAAACCTTGTCACT CATAGGAACACTTATGAGATCTTGCCGCTGCTATTATGGAAATCTCCTTGTACAATGGCCATGATGTTGCAG GAGATCGTGAAAATCTACCCACACATCTCAACTCCAGTACACTCTCGGGAGGGGAAGCCACCTCGAGCGTACAATATTCTGCTTTTGTTCCAG TGCATAGCTCATTATCCGGAGACAAGAGGCTACTTCCTTAAGG CTGAGATGCCACACTACTTATTTCCTTTGATGGACATTAATCTCACCGACAAGCCTATCGAATGCTTAAGGCTTGGTGCATTGGGTGTCCTTGCTCATATGTTGAAGGCG CCTATAGACGGAGCTGCTGTTCGTTTCCTTATGGACAACGGTGCTTTACGTTATTGCATCAAAGCTATCGAGATTGGCTCTACAGAGTCAAAGACA GTTTCTGTGTTCATATTGAACAAGATTCTGTCAACTAATGAGGGGCTTCAGTACTGCTGCGTCTTGGCTGATCGTTTTTTCCTCATAGACGGTCTCCTGAAAAATCTGCTTGTGTATCTTTCTTCCATGACCAACCCTTCTCCCAGCTTGTTCAATCTTATTGCTGGTTGCTACGCCAAGCTCTCCCAGAAGCCCAG GGCTCGTGAGGGGTTATGGCGTTTCCCTCCTGTCATGCTGCTCAACGGGACCTTCGCCAGTTTATTTGCTGTAAGATTGGAACTCTTTCTTGAGCTCTGTATGGATTTGGTCAAGATTCAGAgtgtttttgtgtgtgtggtttTACGCAGGAGGACCCAGACGCTGTTAACTACCGTAAGCAGCTGA
- the LOC103867657 gene encoding uncharacterized protein LOC103867657, which produces MAKHTAALKAGLTLLALSMIGYILGPPLYWHLTEALVASASSCSPCVCDCSSLPLLTIPKGLSNGSFGDCAKHDPEVNEDTEKNYAELLTEELKQREAASMEKHKRVDTGLLEAKKITSSYQKEADKCNSGMETCEEAREKSEKALVEQKKLTSMWELRARQKGWKEGATKSSVKSKSSVQAS; this is translated from the exons ATGGCGAAGCACACGGCGGCGTTGAAAGCCGGACTGACCTTGCTGGCGCTGAGCATGATTGGTTACATACTCGGTCCTCCTCTCTACTGGCACCTCACCGAGGCACTGGTCGCTTCCGCCTCTTCTTGCTCTCCTTGCGTCTGCGACTGCTCTTCCCTGCCTCTCCTCACCATCCCCAAAG GACTCAGCAATGGATCTTTTGGAG ATTGTGCAAAGCATGACCCAGAGGTGAACGAAGACACAGAGAAGAACTATGCTGAGCTCTTAACAGAGGAACTGAAGCAACGCGAAGCAGCATCGATGGAGAAACACAAACGAGTAGACACAGGTCTGCTAGAGGCCAAGAAGATCACATCCTCTTACCAAAAGGAGGCGGATAAGTGCAACTCCGGTATGGAGACTTGTGAGGAAGCAAGAGAGAAGTCGGAAAAGGCACTTGTGGAGCAGAAGAAGCTGACTTCTATGTGGGAACTCAGAGCTCGTCAAAAAGGATGGAAAGAGGGAGCCACCAAGTCTTCTGTTAAATCCAAAAGCAGTGTTCAGGCTTCTTAG
- the LOC103867656 gene encoding condensin complex subunit 2 isoform X1: MEETLTPNPKQRPTSTANTRIQAPTSPFFLGSNNDRLEREQARAARVAASRRRSVVFGRGPQLEKESDPCFDKQQILELFQNCIKLASENKINQKNTWELNLIDHLCEIIKVEDENNAETNFQKASCTLEAGVKIYSMRVDSVHSEAYKVLGGITRAGHDDTGDNEDAAGSVVTATNQKKQAEKKLSPLSTLEPSFDALNVKKFDVAFAVDPLYHQTSAQFDEGGAKGLLLNNLGVYGGCQVLFDSQEIPGKLVSSANQHDKSETIDLSFARECVEKMVLNMRQKDEIVPSLRAIINQFDEENQRPSDTFSCSQKTTESFDISHDNEASYADNDDGYDNFGDSFNYEGQSGAAEENFGLNDAEPAYSNFPEEVEPASLQDLDSDERFENVDDYLFLSLGISSKQNSWAGPDHWKYRKTKAGPDVHPASENGSSPPVKKTRKKKQAEPELDFTKALEEEIPDIFAPPKNLKSLLLPANRAPCQTKLPEDCHYQPENLVKLFLLPNVMCIGKRRRKCSGETRQQYDDYEHAESWANDNVYDDGPFDNGNDQSDAEDTTNSLISQPRQVNKIEVQYDKASKQVDVQVLKETLWECLQESPQPPIQDKEHQQEAPESRSFKELLASFPDDCKAAGTTKDISPHLCFICLLHLANEHNLSLIGSQDLEDLTIHLA, translated from the exons ATGGAGGAAACCTTAACTCCAAACCCTAAGCAAAGGCCAACTTCGACGGCGAATACTCGGATCCAGGCTCCGACAAGTCCCTTCTTCTTGGGATCCAACAACGACAGGCTTGAACGTGAACAAGCTCGCGCCGCCAGAGTCGCGGCTAGCCGTCGCAGATCTGTGGTTTTCGGTCGTGGGCCTCAGCTTGAGAAGGAATCAGATCCGTGCTTTGACAAGCAGCAGATTCTCGAGTTGTTTCAGAATTGTATCAAATTAGCTAGTGAGAAC AAAATCAATCAGAAGAATACGTGGGAGTTGAATTTGATCGACCATCTTTGTGagattattaaagttgaagatGAGAATAATGCagaaaccaattttcaaaag GCAAGTTGCACTCTTGAAGCTGGAGTTAAGATTTACTCAATGAGGGTAGACTCTGTTCATTCTGAAGCGTACAAGGTCTTGGGTGGAATTACTCGAGCTGGCCATGATGACACCGGAG ACAACGAGGATGCTGCTGGTTCAGTTGTAACTGCAACTAATCAAAAGAAACAGGCAGAGAAAAAG CTCTCGCCTTTATCAACACTGGAACCATCCTTTGATGCTCTTAACGTGAAGAAGTTCGACG TGGCATTCGCCGTGGATCCCCTTTACCATCAGACTTCAGCACAGTTCGATGAAGGTGGCGCAAAGGGTCTCCTGCTAAACAATTTAGGAGTCTATGGAGGGTGTCAAGTTCTATTTGATTCACAAGAAATCCCTGGAAAGCTTGTGTCTTCTGCAAATCAGCATGATAAATCAGAAACTATTGATCTATCCTTCGCTAGAG AATGTGTGGAGAAAATGGTGCTTAACATGCGGCAAAAGGATGAGATTGTACCATCTCTTCGGGCTATAATCAATCAATTTGATGAAGAGAATCAGAGACCATCtgatacgttttcttgtagtcaGAAGACGACGGAGTCATTTGATATATCACATGATAATGAAGCTAGCTATGCCGACAATGATGATGGATACGATAACTTTGGAGATTCTTTTAATTATGAGGGTCAGTCTGGTGCTGCTGAGGAAAACTTTGGCCTCAATGATGCAGAACCAGCATACTCAAATTTTCCCGAG GAAGTTGAACCAGCCTCACTGCAAGACCTCGATTCAGATGAAAGATTTGAGAATGTTGACGACTATCTCTTCTTGTCGTTGGGAATTTCATCTAAACAAAATTCTTGGGCAGGTCCTGATCACTGGAAGTACCGGAAAACAAAAG CAGGTCCAGATGTTCACCCTGCTTCCGAAAACGGATCTTCTCCACCAGTGAAGAAAACTAGGAAAAAGAAGCAAGCAGAGCCTGAACTAGATTTTACAAAAGCTTTGGAGGAAGAAATTCCTGATATCTTTGCCCCCCCAAAAAACCTAAAGTCTTTACTTCTCCCAGCAAATAGAGCCCCTTGTCAAACAAAGCTTCCAGAGGATTGTCATTATCAACCTGAGAATCTAGTAAAGTTATTTTTACTACCGAATGTGATG TGCATCGGgaagaggagaagaaaatgCTCAG GTGAAACAAGGCAGCAGTATGATGATTATGAACATGCCGAATCTTGGGCAAATGATAATGTCTATGATGATGGCCCCTTTGATAATGGAAATGATCAAAGTGATGCAGAGGATACTACCAATTCATTAATCTCTCAGCCACGCCAG GTGAACAAAATTGAGGTCCAATATGATAAAGCTTCAAAACAAGTTGATGTGCAAGTGTTAAAGGAAACTCTATGGGAGTGTCTTCAGGAATCTCCTCAACCACCAATTCAG GATAAGGAACACCAACAAGAAGCACCTGAAAGTAGATCTTTCAAAGAGCTGTTGGCTAGCTTTCCAGATGATTGCAAAGCGGCTGGGACAACCAAAGACATCTCACCACATCTATGTTTCATCTGCCTGCTGCACTTGGCCAACGAGCACAATCTCAGCCTCATTGGCTCTCAAGACTTGGAGGATCTAACAATACACCTTGCCTGA
- the LOC103867654 gene encoding protein usf, whose protein sequence is MVLSQNKNSFITIVRQMLGALVSSSSSTFLSSSLGKSSSSLSRSSVPAFSRFSVRSMADSAFKKIQIQRDDTTFDAYVVGKDDAPGIVVIQEWWGVEVEIKNHAIKISQLDPGFKTLIPDLYRGKVGLDAAEAKHLMDGLDWPGAVKDISASVNWLKANGSKKVGVTGMCMGGALAIASSVLIPEVDAAVGFYGTPSSELADPAQAKAPIQAHFGELDHIVGFSDVTAARNLEEKLKASGVAHEVHIYSGNGHAFLNRSPEGVRRRKSLGDSDDDEAAVELAWSRFNSWMKHYLV, encoded by the exons ATGGTTTTGTCGcaaaacaaaaatagttttattacaATAGTCAGACAAATGTTAGGAGCACTCGTGTCATCTTCATCGTCCACATTCTTATCTTCTTCACTTGGCAAGTCTTCTTCTTCGCTCTCTAGATCCTCGGTTCCTGCGTTTTCTCGCTTTTCAGTCCGATCAATGGCCGATTCAGCTTTCAAGAAAATCCAAATCCAAAGAGATGACACT ACGTTCGATGCGTATGTGGTTGGTAAAGATGATGCGCCTGGGATTGTTGTGATTCAAGAATGGTGGGGTGTTGAAGTTGAGATCAAGAACCACGCTATTAAAATCTCACAGCTTGACCCTGGTTTCAAAACCCTTATACCTGA CTTATATAGAGGAAAGGTTGGTCTTGATGCTGCAGAGGCAAAGCATTTAATGGATGGCCTTGACTGGCCAGGTGCTGTCAAAGATATCAGCGCTTCTGTTAATTGGCTTAAAGCTAATGGCTCCAAAAAG GTTGGTGTGACTGGAATGTGCATGGGAGGTGCACTAGCTATAGCTAGCTCTGTTTTGATTCCAGAGGTTGATGCTGCTGTTGGATTCTATGGAACTCCTTCCTCTGAGCTTGCAGATCCAGCACAAGCCAAGGCACCTATTCAGGCCCATTTTGGAGAGCTTGACCATATTGTTGGTTTCTCTGATGTCAcg GCAGCAAGGAATCTCGAAGAGAAGCTGAAAGCATCGGGAGTAGCACACGAGGTTCACATTTACTCGGGGAACGGGCACGCGTTCTTGAACAGGAGCCCTGAAGGAGTGCGCAGAAGGAAGAGTTTGGGAGATTCTGATGATGACGAAGCAGCGGTGGAGCTTGCTTGGTCTCGCTTCAACTCTTGGATGAAACATTACTTGGTTTAA
- the LOC103867655 gene encoding CCR4-NOT transcription complex subunit 9 isoform X2, whose translation MANLPDSLYEDYSTSKLTLPSASSFAPTTTVVPFPDMDTIIQWINDLHNEIPFVSNSALQNLVTHRNTYEILPLLLWKSPCTMAMMLQEIVKIYPHISTPVHSREGKPPRAYNILLLFQCIAHYPETRGYFLKAEMPHYLFPLMDINLTDKPIECLRLGALGVLAHMLKAVHTVVSSSFTAYIFVTKILNIILNISLVLQPIDGAAVRFLMDNGALRYCIKAIEIGSTESKTVSVFILNKILSTNEGLQYCCVLADRFFLIDGLLKNLLVYLSSMTNPSPSLFNLIAGCYAKLSQKPRAREGLWRFPPVMLLNGTFASLFAEDPDAVNYRKQLIRNMQSKVMK comes from the exons ATGGCAAATCTACCAGATTCACTGTACGAGGATTACAGTACAAGCAAGTTGACGTTGCCATCTGCTTCTTCCTTTGCTCCAACCACCACTGTCGTACCTTTTCCGGACATGGACACAATTATCCAGTGGATCAATGATCTTCATAATGAGATTCCATTTGTCTCTAATTCCGCGCTCCAAAACCTTGTCACT CATAGGAACACTTATGAGATCTTGCCGCTGCTATTATGGAAATCTCCTTGTACAATGGCCATGATGTTGCAG GAGATCGTGAAAATCTACCCACACATCTCAACTCCAGTACACTCTCGGGAGGGGAAGCCACCTCGAGCGTACAATATTCTGCTTTTGTTCCAG TGCATAGCTCATTATCCGGAGACAAGAGGCTACTTCCTTAAGG CTGAGATGCCACACTACTTATTTCCTTTGATGGACATTAATCTCACCGACAAGCCTATCGAATGCTTAAGGCTTGGTGCATTGGGTGTCCTTGCTCATATGTTGAAGGCGGTACATACAGTAGTATCCTCCTCTTTCACAGCATatatttttgtcacaaaaatacttaatattattttgaacatCTCACTTGTCTTACAGCCTATAGACGGAGCTGCTGTTCGTTTCCTTATGGACAACGGTGCTTTACGTTATTGCATCAAAGCTATCGAGATTGGCTCTACAGAGTCAAAGACA GTTTCTGTGTTCATATTGAACAAGATTCTGTCAACTAATGAGGGGCTTCAGTACTGCTGCGTCTTGGCTGATCGTTTTTTCCTCATAGACGGTCTCCTGAAAAATCTGCTTGTGTATCTTTCTTCCATGACCAACCCTTCTCCCAGCTTGTTCAATCTTATTGCTGGTTGCTACGCCAAGCTCTCCCAGAAGCCCAG GGCTCGTGAGGGGTTATGGCGTTTCCCTCCTGTCATGCTGCTCAACGGGACCTTCGCCAGTTTATTTGCT GAGGACCCAGACGCTGTTAACTACCGTAAGCAGCTGATTCGGAACATGCAAAGCAAAGTTATGAAGTAG
- the LOC103867655 gene encoding CCR4-NOT transcription complex subunit 9 isoform X4: MANLPDSLYEDYSTSKLTLPSASSFAPTTTVVPFPDMDTIIQWINDLHNEIPFVSNSALQNLVTHRNTYEILPLLLWKSPCTMAMMLQEIVKIYPHISTPVHSREGKPPRAYNILLLFQCIAHYPETRGYFLKAEMPHYLFPLMDINLTDKPIECLRLGALGVLAHMLKAPIDGAAVRFLMDNGALRYCIKAIEIGSTESKTVSVFILNKILSTNEGLQYCCVLADRFFLIDGLLKNLLVYLSSMTNPSPSLFNLIAGCYAKLSQKPRAREGLWRFPPVMLLNGTFASLFAEDPDAVNYRKQLIRNMQSKVMK; this comes from the exons ATGGCAAATCTACCAGATTCACTGTACGAGGATTACAGTACAAGCAAGTTGACGTTGCCATCTGCTTCTTCCTTTGCTCCAACCACCACTGTCGTACCTTTTCCGGACATGGACACAATTATCCAGTGGATCAATGATCTTCATAATGAGATTCCATTTGTCTCTAATTCCGCGCTCCAAAACCTTGTCACT CATAGGAACACTTATGAGATCTTGCCGCTGCTATTATGGAAATCTCCTTGTACAATGGCCATGATGTTGCAG GAGATCGTGAAAATCTACCCACACATCTCAACTCCAGTACACTCTCGGGAGGGGAAGCCACCTCGAGCGTACAATATTCTGCTTTTGTTCCAG TGCATAGCTCATTATCCGGAGACAAGAGGCTACTTCCTTAAGG CTGAGATGCCACACTACTTATTTCCTTTGATGGACATTAATCTCACCGACAAGCCTATCGAATGCTTAAGGCTTGGTGCATTGGGTGTCCTTGCTCATATGTTGAAGGCG CCTATAGACGGAGCTGCTGTTCGTTTCCTTATGGACAACGGTGCTTTACGTTATTGCATCAAAGCTATCGAGATTGGCTCTACAGAGTCAAAGACA GTTTCTGTGTTCATATTGAACAAGATTCTGTCAACTAATGAGGGGCTTCAGTACTGCTGCGTCTTGGCTGATCGTTTTTTCCTCATAGACGGTCTCCTGAAAAATCTGCTTGTGTATCTTTCTTCCATGACCAACCCTTCTCCCAGCTTGTTCAATCTTATTGCTGGTTGCTACGCCAAGCTCTCCCAGAAGCCCAG GGCTCGTGAGGGGTTATGGCGTTTCCCTCCTGTCATGCTGCTCAACGGGACCTTCGCCAGTTTATTTGCT GAGGACCCAGACGCTGTTAACTACCGTAAGCAGCTGATTCGGAACATGCAAAGCAAAGTTATGAAGTAG
- the LOC103867655 gene encoding CCR4-NOT transcription complex subunit 9 isoform X1, which produces MANLPDSLYEDYSTSKLTLPSASSFAPTTTVVPFPDMDTIIQWINDLHNEIPFVSNSALQNLVTHRNTYEILPLLLWKSPCTMAMMLQEIVKIYPHISTPVHSREGKPPRAYNILLLFQCIAHYPETRGYFLKAEMPHYLFPLMDINLTDKPIECLRLGALGVLAHMLKAVHTVVSSSFTAYIFVTKILNIILNISLVLQPIDGAAVRFLMDNGALRYCIKAIEIGSTESKTVSVFILNKILSTNEGLQYCCVLADRFFLIDGLLKNLLVYLSSMTNPSPSLFNLIAGCYAKLSQKPRAREGLWRFPPVMLLNGTFASLFAVRLELFLELCMDLVKIQSVFVCVVLRRRTQTLLTTVSS; this is translated from the exons ATGGCAAATCTACCAGATTCACTGTACGAGGATTACAGTACAAGCAAGTTGACGTTGCCATCTGCTTCTTCCTTTGCTCCAACCACCACTGTCGTACCTTTTCCGGACATGGACACAATTATCCAGTGGATCAATGATCTTCATAATGAGATTCCATTTGTCTCTAATTCCGCGCTCCAAAACCTTGTCACT CATAGGAACACTTATGAGATCTTGCCGCTGCTATTATGGAAATCTCCTTGTACAATGGCCATGATGTTGCAG GAGATCGTGAAAATCTACCCACACATCTCAACTCCAGTACACTCTCGGGAGGGGAAGCCACCTCGAGCGTACAATATTCTGCTTTTGTTCCAG TGCATAGCTCATTATCCGGAGACAAGAGGCTACTTCCTTAAGG CTGAGATGCCACACTACTTATTTCCTTTGATGGACATTAATCTCACCGACAAGCCTATCGAATGCTTAAGGCTTGGTGCATTGGGTGTCCTTGCTCATATGTTGAAGGCGGTACATACAGTAGTATCCTCCTCTTTCACAGCATatatttttgtcacaaaaatacttaatattattttgaacatCTCACTTGTCTTACAGCCTATAGACGGAGCTGCTGTTCGTTTCCTTATGGACAACGGTGCTTTACGTTATTGCATCAAAGCTATCGAGATTGGCTCTACAGAGTCAAAGACA GTTTCTGTGTTCATATTGAACAAGATTCTGTCAACTAATGAGGGGCTTCAGTACTGCTGCGTCTTGGCTGATCGTTTTTTCCTCATAGACGGTCTCCTGAAAAATCTGCTTGTGTATCTTTCTTCCATGACCAACCCTTCTCCCAGCTTGTTCAATCTTATTGCTGGTTGCTACGCCAAGCTCTCCCAGAAGCCCAG GGCTCGTGAGGGGTTATGGCGTTTCCCTCCTGTCATGCTGCTCAACGGGACCTTCGCCAGTTTATTTGCTGTAAGATTGGAACTCTTTCTTGAGCTCTGTATGGATTTGGTCAAGATTCAGAgtgtttttgtgtgtgtggtttTACGCAGGAGGACCCAGACGCTGTTAACTACCGTAAGCAGCTGA